One stretch of Sander vitreus isolate 19-12246 chromosome 16, sanVit1, whole genome shotgun sequence DNA includes these proteins:
- the lhfpl2a gene encoding LHFPL tetraspan subfamily member 2a protein codes for MCHVIVTCRSMLWTLLSIVTAFGELIAFMSTDWLVGFPRTPDAVFGPHGATTAGEAYRPTLGIYGRCIKLPHLKRGILCGPYAIHFGEIASGFWQATSIFLAAGILLLCAVAFISVFTMCFQSIMKKSIFNVCGLLQGIAGLFLILGLMLYPAGWGSDKVQLYCGPDAAPYRAGLCSMGWAFYTAMGGTVLTFICAVFSAQAEIATSSDKVQEEIEEGKSLICLL; via the exons ATGTGCCATGTCATTGTCACCTGCCGCTCCATGCTGTGGACTCTGCTGAGTATTGTGACCGCGTTCGGAGAGCTCATCGCCTTCATGAGCACTGACTGGCTGGTGGGATTCCCCCGCACACCCGATGCTGTCTTCGGCCCCCATGGGGCCACCACAGCCGGAGAGGCCTACAGGCCCACTTTAGGCATCTACGGCCGCTGTATAAAACTGCCCCACCTGAAGCGTGGAATACTGTGCGGACCGTACGCGATACACTTTGGGGAGATTGCCAGCGGGTTCTGGCAGGCAACTTCTATCTTCCTGGCGGCAGGGATCCTGCTGCTGTGTGCCGTGGCGTTCATCTCGGTCTTCACCATGTGCTTCCAGAGCATCATGAAGAAGAGCATCTTCAACGTGTGTGGACTGCTGCAAGGGATCGCAG GTCTGTTCCTGATCCTGGGTCTGATGTTGTACCCCGCTGGCTGGGGTTCAGACAAGGTCCAGCTGTACTGCGGTCCCGACGCAGCTCCGTACCGGGCCGGGCTCTGCTCCATGGGCTGGGCCTTCTACACCGCCATGGGCGGCACCGTGCTCACCTTCATCTGCGCTGTCTTCTCCGCACAGGCCGAGATCGCCACCTCCAGCGACAAGGTCCAGGAGGAGATCGAGGAGGGGAAAAGCCTCATCTGCCTCCTCTGA